Proteins found in one Neurospora crassa OR74A linkage group II, whole genome shotgun sequence genomic segment:
- the pp-2 gene encoding protein arginine N-methyltransferase HSL7, variant has translation MYREPGLEEEAETLSSLLAGDGSSSSNSKETVKTDAAKGTEIDLFSTWDSWHTIRTVCKYSGRLFVALRIPKRVPEKDLQERWFSEPLHYLTLDKKIFSLNKAGHPSLTRHHQDLINRYMRLKNHPWLILINVGPSTESLVEAPSKMEVDFPPLSEASKAVKENRKPYAPPYNEYVDYMKYLERHQPPYSAMETPSLVSFQDWLQSPLQPLSDNLESATYEVFEGDPVKYDQYEKAVAEAMLEWKKYNRPVSSVTPETPDGKDLIVAVAGAGRGPLVARVLRAAASTNTPIQLWALEKNQNAYVYLLRRNKREWNNSVTVIKTDMREWEGPRLAANPNIITKLDILVTELLGSFGDNELSPECLDGIQRHIARPHGISIPYSYTAHLSPIAHPRIFADLSNRVVSDPNAFDIPWVTRLFQLAYVAQKVPKHGRFQQAWEFVHPVEVSRADDFSAQNGRARKYVTHGSGSMYGSSGINEHNARHCHLTFVCPTRGVIHGLAGYFESVLYKHQEEGKTPVEISILPDQIDRKSKDMISWFPIFFPLRQPLYFPQDTELEVSMWRQTDDTRVWYEWMVEVYAWVGPKTRIKVGASEMHSSRKVACIFG, from the exons ATGTACCGCGAGCCtggtttggaggaggaggcagagaCGCTTTCTTCTCTCCTTGCTGGTGACGGTAGTAGCAGCTCCAACTCCAAGGAGACCGTCAAGACCGATGCTGCCAAGGGCACCGAGATCGATCTCTTCAGCACCTGGGACAGTTGGCACACCATCCGGACCGTCTGCAAGTACAGCGGTCGTCTGTTTGTTGCCCTGCGCATTCCCAAGCGGGTACCTGAAAAGGACCTGCAGGAGCGCTGGTTCTCCGAGCCGCTGCACTACCTGACCCTCGATAAGAAGATCTTCTCGCTGAACAAGGCCGGTCATCCTTCCCTTACCCGCCATCATCAGGACTTGATCAACCGTTATATGCGCCTCAAGAACCACCCGTGGCTAATCCTGATTAATGTCGGTCCGTCGACGGAAAGTCTCGTCGAGGCCCCCAGCAAGATGGAGGTTGACTTCCCTCCTTTGTCCGAGGCTAGCAAGGCAGTCAAGGAGAACCGCAAGCCGTATGCTCCTCCCTACAACGAGTACGTCGATTACATGAAGTACCTCGAGAGACACCAGCCCCCTTATTCGGCCATGGAAACTCCTTCGCTCGTCAGCTTCCAGGACTGGCTCCAGTCCCCTCTCCAGCCGCTCTCGGACAATCTCGAGTCGGCCACATACGAGGTCTTTGAGGGCGATCCGGTCAAGTACGATCAGTACGAAAAGGCCGTGGCCGAGGCCATGCTCGAATGGAAGAAGTACAACCGGCCCGTCTCCTCCGTGACGCCCGAGACGCCCGACGGCAAGGACCTGATCGTGGCcgtcgccggcgccggccgCGGCCCCTTGGTTGCCCGCGTTCTCCGGGCCGCCGCATCCACCAACACTCCTATCCAGCTCTGGGCTCTGGAGAAGAACCAGAACGCCTACGTCTACCTCCTGCGCCGCAACAAGCGCGAGTGGAACAACTCGGTAACGGTGATCAAGACCGACATGCGCGAGTGGGAAGGTCCTCGCCTCGCAGCCAACCcgaacatcatcaccaagctcGACATTCTCGTGACTGAGCTCCTCGGTTCCTTCGGCGACAACGAGCTTTCCCCGGAATGCCTCGACGGCATTCAGCGGCACATTGCCCGCCCGCACGGCATCTCCATCCCCTACTCGTATACCGCCCATCTCTCCCCCATCGCGCACCCGCGCATCTTCGCCGACCTGTCCAACCGCGTCGTCAGCGACCCCAACGCCTTCGACATCCCCTGGGTGACACGTCTGTTCCAGCTCGCCTACGTTGCCCAAAAAGTGCCCAAGCACGGCCGGTTCCAGCAGGCCTGGGAGTTCGTGCACCCCGTCGAGGTGTCGCGGGCCGACGACTTTTCTGCCCAAAACGGGCGCGCGCGCAAGTATGTTACTcacggcagcggcagcatgTACGGCTCCAGCGGCATCAACGAGCATAATGCTCGGCACTGCCATTTGACGTTTGTCTGTCCCACGAGAGGTGTGATCCATGGTCTGGCGGGCTACTTCGAGAGCGTGCTGTACAAGCATCAGGAGGAGGGCAAGACGCCAGTAGAAATTAGTATCTTGCCAGATCAGATTGATCGGAAGAGCAAGGACATGATTTCCTGGTTCCCGATTTTCTTCCCTCTTAGG CAACCCCTCTACTTCCCTCAGGACACCGAGCTAGAAGTCAGCATGTGGCGCCAGACCGACGACACCAGGGTGTGGTACGAGTGGATGGTTGAAGTGTATGCTTGGGTGGGTCCCAAGACCCGTATCAAGGTTGGCGCTTCTGAGATGCATAGCAGTCGTAAGGTTGCCTGCATTTTTGGTTAG
- the pp-2 gene encoding protein arginine N-methyltransferase HSL7, which translates to MSSNRGFNPESESFEQRPPFYIGQHDVQRHESPTDNQYGQILDSGFNFVTTPITNEHFHQRVIDLYKSHLQEREQWVTERGLTDAQKANPSLPLPTVPTLTDDDTSLFPSSYVGSLIAYASPWIDLCSADPIISDISRQVLNLELAYANFCGSRTIIIPGPRQDDGRAVAQYARAIQEAQEVGGRVNLVIHLPMYREPGLEEEAETLSSLLAGDGSSSSNSKETVKTDAAKGTEIDLFSTWDSWHTIRTVCKYSGRLFVALRIPKRVPEKDLQERWFSEPLHYLTLDKKIFSLNKAGHPSLTRHHQDLINRYMRLKNHPWLILINVGPSTESLVEAPSKMEVDFPPLSEASKAVKENRKPYAPPYNEYVDYMKYLERHQPPYSAMETPSLVSFQDWLQSPLQPLSDNLESATYEVFEGDPVKYDQYEKAVAEAMLEWKKYNRPVSSVTPETPDGKDLIVAVAGAGRGPLVARVLRAAASTNTPIQLWALEKNQNAYVYLLRRNKREWNNSVTVIKTDMREWEGPRLAANPNIITKLDILVTELLGSFGDNELSPECLDGIQRHIARPHGISIPYSYTAHLSPIAHPRIFADLSNRVVSDPNAFDIPWVTRLFQLAYVAQKVPKHGRFQQAWEFVHPVEVSRADDFSAQNGRARKYVTHGSGSMYGSSGINEHNARHCHLTFVCPTRGVIHGLAGYFESVLYKHQEEGKTPVEISILPDQIDRKSKDMISWFPIFFPLRQPLYFPQDTELEVSMWRQTDDTRVWYEWMVEVYAWVGPKTRIKVGASEMHSSRKVACIFG; encoded by the exons ATGTCTTCAAATCGCGGGTTTAACCCCGAGTCCGAGTCTTTCGAGCAACGGCCGCCCTTTTACATTGGCCAGCATGATGTCCAACGACATGAGTCGCCCACTGACAATCAGTACGGCCAGATCTTGGACAGTGGT TTCAACTTTGTCACcacccccatcaccaacgagcACTTTCACCAGCGCGTGATCGACTTGTACAAGAGCCATCTCCAAGAACGGGAACAGTGGGTCACCGAACGGGGACTCACTGACGCCCAAAAGGCCAACCCGTCGCTGCCACTTCCTACGGTTCCTACCTTGACTGACGACGATACATCCCTGTTTCCCAGCAGCTATGTTGGCTCGCTCATCGCCTATGCCAGCCCATGGATCGACCTCTGCTCTGCCGATCCCATCATCTCAGACATCTCCCGTCAGGTGCTGAACCTCGAGCTCGCCTACGCCAACTTCTGCGGCTCCAGGACCATCATTATCCCCGGCCCAAGACAGGACGATGGCCGTGCCGTTGCTCAGTATGCACGTGCCATTCAGGAGGCTCAGGAAGTCGGTGGTCGTGTGAATCTGGTCATTCACTTGCCCATGTACCGCGAGCCtggtttggaggaggaggcagagaCGCTTTCTTCTCTCCTTGCTGGTGACGGTAGTAGCAGCTCCAACTCCAAGGAGACCGTCAAGACCGATGCTGCCAAGGGCACCGAGATCGATCTCTTCAGCACCTGGGACAGTTGGCACACCATCCGGACCGTCTGCAAGTACAGCGGTCGTCTGTTTGTTGCCCTGCGCATTCCCAAGCGGGTACCTGAAAAGGACCTGCAGGAGCGCTGGTTCTCCGAGCCGCTGCACTACCTGACCCTCGATAAGAAGATCTTCTCGCTGAACAAGGCCGGTCATCCTTCCCTTACCCGCCATCATCAGGACTTGATCAACCGTTATATGCGCCTCAAGAACCACCCGTGGCTAATCCTGATTAATGTCGGTCCGTCGACGGAAAGTCTCGTCGAGGCCCCCAGCAAGATGGAGGTTGACTTCCCTCCTTTGTCCGAGGCTAGCAAGGCAGTCAAGGAGAACCGCAAGCCGTATGCTCCTCCCTACAACGAGTACGTCGATTACATGAAGTACCTCGAGAGACACCAGCCCCCTTATTCGGCCATGGAAACTCCTTCGCTCGTCAGCTTCCAGGACTGGCTCCAGTCCCCTCTCCAGCCGCTCTCGGACAATCTCGAGTCGGCCACATACGAGGTCTTTGAGGGCGATCCGGTCAAGTACGATCAGTACGAAAAGGCCGTGGCCGAGGCCATGCTCGAATGGAAGAAGTACAACCGGCCCGTCTCCTCCGTGACGCCCGAGACGCCCGACGGCAAGGACCTGATCGTGGCcgtcgccggcgccggccgCGGCCCCTTGGTTGCCCGCGTTCTCCGGGCCGCCGCATCCACCAACACTCCTATCCAGCTCTGGGCTCTGGAGAAGAACCAGAACGCCTACGTCTACCTCCTGCGCCGCAACAAGCGCGAGTGGAACAACTCGGTAACGGTGATCAAGACCGACATGCGCGAGTGGGAAGGTCCTCGCCTCGCAGCCAACCcgaacatcatcaccaagctcGACATTCTCGTGACTGAGCTCCTCGGTTCCTTCGGCGACAACGAGCTTTCCCCGGAATGCCTCGACGGCATTCAGCGGCACATTGCCCGCCCGCACGGCATCTCCATCCCCTACTCGTATACCGCCCATCTCTCCCCCATCGCGCACCCGCGCATCTTCGCCGACCTGTCCAACCGCGTCGTCAGCGACCCCAACGCCTTCGACATCCCCTGGGTGACACGTCTGTTCCAGCTCGCCTACGTTGCCCAAAAAGTGCCCAAGCACGGCCGGTTCCAGCAGGCCTGGGAGTTCGTGCACCCCGTCGAGGTGTCGCGGGCCGACGACTTTTCTGCCCAAAACGGGCGCGCGCGCAAGTATGTTACTcacggcagcggcagcatgTACGGCTCCAGCGGCATCAACGAGCATAATGCTCGGCACTGCCATTTGACGTTTGTCTGTCCCACGAGAGGTGTGATCCATGGTCTGGCGGGCTACTTCGAGAGCGTGCTGTACAAGCATCAGGAGGAGGGCAAGACGCCAGTAGAAATTAGTATCTTGCCAGATCAGATTGATCGGAAGAGCAAGGACATGATTTCCTGGTTCCCGATTTTCTTCCCTCTTAGG CAACCCCTCTACTTCCCTCAGGACACCGAGCTAGAAGTCAGCATGTGGCGCCAGACCGACGACACCAGGGTGTGGTACGAGTGGATGGTTGAAGTGTATGCTTGGGTGGGTCCCAAGACCCGTATCAAGGTTGGCGCTTCTGAGATGCATAGCAGTCGTAAGGTTGCCTGCATTTTTGGTTAG
- a CDS encoding pre-mRNA splicing factor ATP-dependent RNA helicase PRP43, with product MASHDDKGVKRSNMDGNDQDSKRIKRAENGDAAPEKYNPYLAHLNEDGNGNGTNGDFESPLDAFERHKTTAAQAAQAEDSELNPWTGQPHSQRYFDILKVRRDLPVHKQRQEFLDMYHNTQILVFVGETGSGKTTQIPQYVLYDELPHTNGKLIACTQPRRVAAMSVAQRVANELDVELGQEVGYSIRFENRTGPKTMLKYMTDGQLLRESMHDHDMSRYSCIILDEAHERTLATDILMALLKQIAARRSDLKIIVMSATLDAQKFQSYFYNAPLLAVPGRTHPVEIFYTPEPERDYLEAAVRTVLQIHATEPEGDILLFLTGEEEIEDACRRISLEVDDMIRESDAGPMKVYPLYGTLPPAHQQRIFEKAPEPLRKGGRPGRKVIVSTNIAETSLTIDGIVYVVDPGFSKQKIYNPRSRVESLLVSPISKASAQQRAGRAGRTRPGKCFRLYTEKAFKKELIEQTYPEILRSNLANTVLELKKLGVEDLVHFDLMDPPAPETMMRALEELNYLACLDDDGELTRLGGLASEFPLDPALAVMLISSPEFYCSNEILSIVSLLSVPSIWVRPNNARKRADEMKMQFAHPDGDHLTLLNAYHAFKGAETNGDDMKRWCHEHFLSYRHLSSADNVRAQLKRIMETHDISLVSTPFQDKNYYTNIRRALLAGFFMQVAMRESSNSKVYKTVKDDQLVMIHPSTSVTSPYDWVVYNEFVLTTKQYVRTVTNIRPEWLLEIAPVYYDLDTFEKGEIKSALTRITDKVKRRQAIKGSGSAR from the exons ATGGCCAGCCACGACGACAAAGGCGTCAAGAGATCCAACATGGACGGCAACGACCAGGACTCAAAGCGCATCAAGCGTGCCGAGAATGGCGATGCTGCCCCCGAAAAGTACAACCCCTACCTCGCCCATCTCAACGAggacggcaacggcaacggcaccaATGGCGACTTCGAATCGCCCCTCGACGCCTTCGAGAGGCACAAGACCACCGCCGCCCAGGCCGCCCAGGCCGAGGACTCGGAGCTCAACCCGTGGACCGGCCAGCCGCACTCGCAGAGATACTTCGACATCCTCAAAGTGAGGCGCGACCTCCCCGTCCACAAGCAGCGCCAGGAGTTCCTCGACATGTACCACAACACCCAgatcctcgtcttcgtcggtGAGACGGGTTCCGGAAAGACCACCCAGATCCCCCAATACGTCCTCTACGACGAGCTCCCCCACACGAACGGCAAGCTCATCGCCTGTACCCAGCCCCGAAGGGTGGCGGCCATGTCGGTTGCCCAGCGTGTCGCGAACGAGTTGGATGTCGAACTGGGCCAGGAAGTCGGTTACAGCATTCGTTTCGAGAACCGGACCGGCCCCAAGACCATGCTCAAGTACATGACGGATGGTCAGCTCCTGCGCGAGTCCATGCACGACCACGACATGTCCCGCTACAGCTGCATCATTCTCGATGAAGCCCACGAACGTACCCTCGCGACCGATATCCTCATGGCCCTGCTCAAGCAGATCGCCGCCCGCAGGTCAGACCTCAAGATCATTGTCATGTCTGCCACGCTCGATGCCCAAAAGTTCCAGTCCTACTTCTACAACGCCCCATTGCTCGCCGTCCCCGGTCGTACCCATCCCGTCGAGATCTTCTATACCCCCGAGCCCGAGCGTGACTACCTCGAGGCCGCCGTACGGACCGTCCTCCAGATCCACGCCACTGAACCCGAGGGAGACATCTTGCTGTTCCTTActggtgaggaggagattgaggaTGCTTGCCGAAGAATCAGCTTGGAGGTGGACGACATGATTCGCGAGTCGGATGCTGGCCCCATGAAGGTTTACCCTCTTTACGGCACTCTCCCTCCTGCGCACCAACAGCGCATTTTCGAAAAGGCCCCCGAGCCCCTGCGCAAGGGTGGCAGGCCTGGTCGCAAGGTCATTGTCTCGACCAATATTGCCGAGACGTCCTTGACAATCGATGGTATCGTCTACGTCGTCGACCCCGGTTTCAGCAAGCAAAAGATTTACAACCCCCGCTCTCGTGTTGAGTCTTTGTTGGTTTCTCCTATCTCGAAGGCCTCTGCTCAGCAAAGAGCTGGTCGTGCTGGTCGTACACGGCCCGGTAAATGCTTCCGTCTTTACACCGAGAAGGCTTTCAAGAAGGAACTTATTGAGCAAACCTATCCTGAAATTCTCCGATCCAACCTGGCCAACACTGTTCTGGAGTTGAAGAagcttggtgttgaggattTGGTACACTTTGATCTCATGGACCCTCCTGCGCCCGAGACCATGATGCGCGCCCTGGAGGAGCTTAACTACCTCGCCTGCTTAGATGACGATGGTGAGCTTACGCGTCTCGGTGGTTTGGCTTCCGAGTTCCCGCTTGACCCCGCCCTCGCCGTCATGCTTATTTCGTCGCCCGAGTTCTACTGCTCCAACGAGATCCTTTCCATTGTGTCCCTCCTCTCCGTCCCTTCGATATGGGTACGCCCCAACAACGCGCGTAAGCGGGCCGACGAGATGAAGATGCAGTTCGCCCACCCCGACGGCGACCACCTGACGCTGCTGAACGCCTACCACGCCTTCAAGGGTGCCGAGACCAATGGCGACGACATGAAGCGCTGGTGCCACGAGCACTTCCTCTCATACCGTCACCTGTCGAGCGCCGATAACGTCCGGGCTCAGCTCAAGCGTATTATGGAGACGCACGACATTAGCCTGGTCAGCACGCCGTTCCAGGACAAGAACTACTACACCAACATCCGCCGCGCGCTCCTGGCTGGCTTCTTCATGCAGGTGGCCATGCGCgagagcagcaacagcaaggtGTACAAGACGGTCAAGGACGACCAGCTCGTCATGATCCACCCGAGTACGTCGGTGACGAGCCCATACGACTGGGTCGTCTATAACGAGTTCGTTCTCACAACCAAGCAGTACGTCAGGACAGTGACCAACATTCGTCCTGAGTGGCTTCTT GAAATTGCCCCCGTCTACTACGACCTCGATACCTTTGAGAAGGGCGAGATAAAGTCGGCGCTCACTCGTATCACCGACAAGGTCAAGCGGAGGCAAGCCATCaagggcagcggcagcgcGCGTTAG
- a CDS encoding carnitine acetyl transferase codes for MASTPEEKSKGGVTFAHQDKLPKLPIPELESTCQRYLASLKPLQTHREHAETRRAVQEFLQTDGPELHEKLKKYAEDQTSYIEQFWYDSYLNYDNPVVLNLNPFFLLEDDPTPARNNQVTRAASLIASALEFVRAVRREELPPDTVRGTPLDMYQYSRLFGTARVPTDSGCQIQQDDKTKHIVVMCHGQFYWFDVLDDNSDAIMTEKDIAINLQTIVDDARQTPIQEAAKSALGVLSTENRKVWSGLRDVLTSDPGSNNADCLSIVDSALFVVCLDYTEPTTAAALSQNMLCGTSEIEKGVQIGTCTNRWYDKLQIIVCKNGSAGINFEHTGVDGHTVLRFASDIYTDTILRFARSINGKAPSMWASTSPDPSKRDPESFGDVSTTPHKLEWDMGPELSVAVRFAETRLADLIEQNEFQCLDFHGYGKNFITSMGFSPDAFVQMAFQAAYYGLYGRVECTYEPAMTKMFLHGRTEAIRTVSDDSVNFVQTFWADAPGDAKIDALRKACQAHVNKTRDCAKAQGCDRHLYAMLCLWQRMQDDDAASTTTDNSMNGYSFEDGSIIGSPSKDSVFSQSMESQSVNGGGRERGDSINSHISATPSQRGGVPQPLPAIFADAGWDKLNTTILSTSNCGNPSLRHFGFGPVSGEGFGIGYIIKDECISICVSSRHRQTRRFVDTLESYLLEIRRILRIAARNAASAGGVGATGTTGNKGMSRAREIDAAAINQNGQEKLARPKIGNRIKSRGRLITGQSSGLMGHGGPTSMYTNGGGSSVGNIKGAGGGSVSSAMEESVVMSEDDEIGGYGFFDAGMLQQALKARQQAHYHHHSHNHDSSSDDRSNQSRQRRSRRDVGKKLPLIDY; via the exons ATGGCCTCTACTCCCGAAGAAAAGTCCAAAGGCGGCGTAACATTTGCCCACCAGGACAAGCTCCCCAAGCTTCCTATCCCAGAACTCGAAAGCACCTGCCAGAGATATCTCGCCTCCCTAAAACCGCTTCAGACCCACAGGGAACATGCCGAGACAAGGCGCGCCGTTCAGGAGTTTCTTCAAACAGATGGCCCCGAGCTGCATGAAAAGTTGAAGAAATACGCTGAGGACCAAACAAGCTATATCGAGCAGTTCT GGTATGATTCGTACCTCAACTACGACAACCCCGTCGTTCTCAACTTGAATCCCTTTTTCTTGCTCGAAGATGATCCGACACCGGCTCGCAACAACCAAGTCACTCGGGCCGCCTCCTTGATTGCGTCGGCTTTGGAGTTTGTAAGGGCAGTCCGCAGGGAGGAGCTTCCACCAGACACGGTCCGGGGAACCCCCCTAGACATGTACCAGTACTCACGCCTCTTTGGTACCGCTCGTGTTCCCACCGATTCCGGATGCCAGATTCAGCAAGATGACAAGACGAAGCACATTGTCGTCATGTGCCATGGCCAGTTCTACTGGTTCGATGTTTTGGACGATAACTCTGATGCCATCATGACCGAGAAGGATATCGCCATCAACCTCCAGACCATTGTTGACGACGCCCGACAAACCCCTATCCAAGAGGCTGCCAAGAGTGCCCTCGGTGTGCTGAGCACAGAGAACCGGAAGGTCTGGTCGGGACTTCGTGACGTTCTGACGAGTGATCCCGGTTCCAACAACGCCGACTGCCTGAGCATAGTCGACAGTGCTCTCTTCGTTGTCTGCCTGGATTATACGGAACCAACCACCGCTGCTGCTCTTTCTCAGAACATGCTCTGTGGCACTAGCGAGATTGAGAAGGGAGTTCAGATTGGCACCTGCACCAACCGCTGGTACGACAAGCTTCAGATCATCGTGTGCAAGAACGGCAGCGCCGGTATCAACTTTGAGCACACCGGTGTCGATGGTCACACCGTGCTGCGGTTTGCCAGCGACATCTACACCGACACCATTCTCCGCTTTGCCCGGTCTATCAATGGCAAGGCTCCCTCGATGTGGGCTTCAACGAGTCCCGACCCGTCGAAGCGTGACCCTGAGAGCTTCGGAGACGTGAGCACCACCCCCCACAAGCTCGAGTGGGACATGGGTCCCGAGCTCAGCGTGGCTGTCCGCTTCGCTGAGACCCGCCTGGCCGATCTCATAGAGCAGAACGAGTTCCAATGTCTCGACTTCCACGGCTACGGCAAGAACTTCATCACCTCCATGGGCTTCTCCCCGGACGCCTTTGTGCAGATGGCCTTCCAAGCAGCCTACTACGGCCTCTACGGCCGCGTCGAGTGCACCTATGAGCCTGCCATGACCAAAATGTTCCTGCACGGCCGCACCGAGGCCATCCGCACCGTCTCGGACGACTCAGTCAACTTTGTCCAGACTTTCTGGGCTGACGCCCCCGGCGACGCCAAAATCGACGCCCTCCGCAAGGCCTGCCAGGCCCACGTCAACAAGACCCGCGACTGCGCGAAAGCCCAGGGCTGCGATAGGCACTTGTACGCCATGCTCTGCCTCTGGCAGCGGATGCAGGATGACGACGctgccagcaccaccaccgacaacaGCATGAATGGCTATTCTTTTGAAGACGGCTCCATCATCGGCTCGCCATCCAAGGACTCCGTCTTCTCCCAATCCATGGAGTCTCAGTCTGTCAACGGCGGTGGTCGCGAACGTGGCGACTCCATCAACTCCCACATCTCCGCCACCCCCTCCCAACGCGGTGGTGTACCTCAACCACTACCCGCCATCTTCGCCGACGCCGGCTGGGACAaactcaacaccaccatcctgTCCACTTCCAACTGCGGCAACCCGTCCCTCCGGCACTTTGGCTTTGGCCCCGTCTCCGGCGAAGGGTTCGGTATCGGCTACATTATCAAAGATGAGTGCATCTCCATCTGCGTGTCGTCTCGCCATCGTCAGACCCGCCGCTTCGTTGACACTCTGGAATCCTACCTGCTTGAGATCCGCCGTATTTTGCGCATCGCTGCAAGGaacgccgcctccgccggtggtgttggtgccaCCGGTACTACCGGAAACAAGGGTATGAGCAGGGCTCGGGAGATTGACGCGGCTGCTATCAACCAGAATGGACAGGAAAAGCTGGCTCGCCCCAAGATCGGGAACAGGATTAAGTCGAGGGGGAGGTTGATCACGGGTCAAAGCAGCGGGCTTATGGGTCACGGAGGACCAACGAGCATGTACACCAATGGAGGCGGCAGCAGTGTGGGGAACATTAAGGGGGCGGGAGGGGGCAGTGTTAGTAGCGCGATGGAGGAGAGCGTGGTGATgagtgaggatgatgagattGGTGGTT ATGGCTTCTTCGACGCCGGTATGCTGCAGCAAGCGCTCAAGGCGCGCCAACAGGCTCACTACCACCATCATTCCCACAACCATGATAGCAGCAGTGATGACCGGAGTAATCAGAGCAGAcaaaggaggagcaggagggaTGTGGGCAAGAAGTTGCCTTTGATCGATTACTAG
- a CDS encoding ATP synthase subunit 5, which produces MLSRQALLRPARVLNTQVRTYAAAAAASSKVKPPVTLFGLDGTYATALYTAAVKTSALEPTAKAISSLGNLLAKDPKLASILETPTLSPADKSAIVAELQKSVGVSNETVKNFLATLAENNRLGLLPSVVAKFSELMSAARGEVEMVVTSAQPLDNKTLNRLESAVAKSPYVGSGKKLKVTNKVNADIIGGLVVEIGERTIDLSVSSKIAKMNKLLSEAL; this is translated from the exons ATGTTGTCGCGACAGGCCCTGCTCCGCCCCGCGCGGGTTCTCAACACCCAGGTCCGCACCtatgctgctgccgccgccgcctccagcAAGGTCAAGCCTCCCGTGACTCTCTTCGGTCTCGACGGCACCTATGCCACTGCTCTG TACACGGCCGCCGTCAAGACCAGCGCCCTCGAGCCTACCGCCAAGGCCATCAGCAGCCTCGGCAACCTCCTTGCTAAGGACCCTAAGCTCGCCAGCATCCTCGAGACCCCCACCCTCTCCCCCGCCGACAAGAGCGCCATCGTTGCCGAGCTCCAGAAGAGCGTCGGTGTTTCCAACGAGACCGTCAAGAACTTCCTTGCCACCCTCGCCGAGAACAACCGCCTCGGTCTCCTCCCCAGTGTCGTCGCCAAGTTCAGCGAGCTCATGAGCGCCGCCCGCGGTGAGGTTGAGATGGTCGTTACCAGCGCTCAG CCCCTCGACAACAAGACCCTCAACCGCCTCGAGTCCGCTGTTGCCAAGTCCCCCTACGTCGGCTCTggcaagaagctcaaggTCACCAACAAG GTCAACGCCGACATCATCGGTGGTCTCGTCGTCGAGATCGGTGAGCGCACCATCGACCTTTCCGTCTCCTCCAAGATCGCCAAGATGAACAAGCTCCTTAGCGAGGCCCTGTAA
- the mob-1 gene encoding protein kinase regulator — protein sequence MSSFLTTVNQRTRNQFRPRASGKGGATSYQLRQYAEATLGGGSLRKVVKLPEGEDENEWLAVNMVDFYNQINLLYGAITEFCSPQTCPEMKATDESSSACTAFTLTFTATTTPSFGNWAWSRISTPASSNMCYLSMSTTWQPARIFGDR from the exons ATGAGCTCCTTTCTTACGACCGT AAATCAGCGGACGCGCAACCAGTTCCGACCTCGGGCGAGCGGCAAGGGCGGTGCGACCAGCTACCAGCTGCGACAATATGCCGAAGCAACACTTGGCGGAGGAAGTTTGCGCAAAGTGGTGAAGCTGCCTGAGGGTGAAGACGAGAATGAGTGGTTGGCTGTCAACA TGGTGGACTTCTACAATCAAATCAACCTCCTTTATGGCGCCATTACCGAGTTCTGCTCTCCCCAGACTTGCCCCGAAATGAAGGCGACCGACGA ATCTTCAAGCGCATGTACCGCGTTTACGCTCACATTTACTGCCACCACTACCCCGTCATTCGGGAACTGGGCCTGGAGCCGCATCTCAACACCAGCTTCAAGCAATATGTGCTATTTATCGATGAGCACAACCTGGCAACCGGCAAGGATTTTTGGGGACCGCTAG